A window of the Acidobacteriota bacterium genome harbors these coding sequences:
- a CDS encoding GWxTD domain-containing protein gives MPRARESSPSRLRILAAPCAMAALAACLATSPAATSKTHVGDEPTEEWREGPVRYIITRAEDVEFKSLRTEEDRRAFIENFWRRRDPTPETPGNEYRAEFWKRVRSANSQFGRDNPRPGWRSDMGKIFILFGPPDEIRRNEVQEGSRGTIVWTYRNSPRIGGFSTEAGPNTVIAFAQDSTSEYRLTAEPTKLANVWEGLPNPQPPMGQFKIFEIQRQALMDAYKKRIGLTDPVIREAGGPAFESPLGLTMILGRLQQPPKEWTLKGEVNTRQFFGALPFRARADFFKTTGRETQTLFNVAIRSTSVTFRESPTGGKPAIRAFARLLDSTATAPAMPAGAEVEFAPAPGNDTAGLDDDLIFQAHARLAPGSYVARITVLDEVSGRTGNSDTAFTAPDFTSSGLTISTVALASSLDQVPQESAGSTAPFVIGTLMVVPRLGQEFSASDDLAFYYQVYGATPDPATSRPKLNVAYIFFAPDGEKLKEVARIAFEGQNSEAHGYSLPLENWPPGEYILRIEVTDTLASQTTDRDVIFRVRKPS, from the coding sequence ATGCCCCGAGCCAGGGAATCGAGCCCCTCCCGGCTCCGGATCCTCGCCGCACCGTGCGCGATGGCAGCCCTCGCGGCATGCCTCGCCACGTCCCCGGCGGCTACGTCGAAGACGCACGTCGGCGATGAGCCCACCGAGGAATGGCGGGAGGGACCGGTCCGGTACATCATCACGCGGGCGGAGGACGTCGAGTTCAAGTCGCTCCGCACGGAAGAGGACCGGCGCGCCTTCATCGAGAATTTCTGGCGACGACGGGATCCCACCCCGGAGACGCCGGGGAACGAGTACCGGGCCGAGTTCTGGAAGCGGGTCCGCAGCGCCAACAGCCAGTTCGGCAGGGACAACCCGCGCCCGGGATGGCGCTCCGACATGGGAAAGATCTTCATCCTCTTCGGTCCGCCCGACGAGATCCGGCGCAACGAGGTCCAGGAGGGCAGCCGGGGGACCATCGTCTGGACGTACCGCAACAGCCCCAGGATCGGCGGGTTCAGCACCGAGGCCGGTCCGAACACCGTCATCGCCTTCGCGCAGGACAGCACGAGTGAATACCGCCTGACGGCCGAGCCGACGAAGCTGGCGAATGTCTGGGAGGGGCTCCCCAACCCCCAGCCCCCCATGGGCCAGTTCAAGATATTCGAGATTCAGCGGCAGGCCCTGATGGACGCCTACAAGAAGCGCATCGGACTCACCGATCCCGTGATTCGCGAAGCGGGGGGCCCCGCGTTCGAGTCGCCGCTCGGTCTGACGATGATCCTGGGCCGGCTCCAGCAGCCGCCGAAGGAGTGGACGCTCAAGGGCGAGGTCAACACGCGGCAGTTCTTCGGAGCTCTCCCCTTTCGCGCCCGCGCTGATTTCTTCAAGACGACCGGCCGCGAGACCCAGACGCTCTTCAACGTGGCGATTCGGAGCACCTCGGTGACCTTCCGCGAGTCTCCGACGGGCGGGAAGCCCGCGATTAGGGCCTTCGCGAGGCTCCTGGACTCGACCGCCACGGCGCCGGCCATGCCGGCAGGCGCGGAGGTCGAGTTCGCGCCGGCGCCCGGGAACGACACGGCGGGACTCGACGACGACCTGATCTTCCAGGCGCACGCCCGGCTGGCGCCCGGGTCGTACGTCGCGCGCATCACCGTCCTCGACGAAGTCAGCGGCCGGACGGGGAACAGCGACACGGCGTTCACGGCTCCGGATTTCACGAGCTCCGGGCTGACAATCAGCACGGTCGCGCTGGCCTCCTCCCTCGATCAGGTGCCGCAGGAGAGCGCGGGCTCGACCGCGCCCTTCGTCATCGGGACGTTGATGGTCGTCCCGAGGCTCGGGCAGGAGTTCTCGGCGTCGGACGATCTCGCCTTCTACTACCAGGTGTACGGCGCGACGCCGGATCCCGCCACGTCCCGGCCGAAGCTGAACGTCGCGTACATCTTCTTCGCCCCCGACGGAGAAAAGCTGAAGGAGGTCGCCCGGATCGCGTTCGAAGGCCAGAACTCCGAGGCGCACGGCTACTCGCTGCCCCTCGAGAACTGGCCCCCGGGCGAGTACATCCTGCGCATCGAGGTCACCGACACCCTCGCGTCGCAGACGACGGATCGCGACGTCATTTTCCGCGTCAGGAAACCCTCCTGA
- a CDS encoding cysteine--tRNA ligase: MTSTPAIRFHSTMTRRTEAFFPLIPGAVRMYTCGPTVYDHAHIGNFRAYVWEDLLRRFLKHRGFAVTQVMNITDVDDKTIRNSLAAGLSLRDYTDQYIRGFFEDIDRLGIERAEMYPRATDHVPEMLDIIRSLSEKGHTYESGGSTYFRIDTFAPYGRLSGLDPAGIQAGARVESDEYEKDDVRDFVLWKAGKEGEPSWPAPIGEGRPGWHIECSAMSMKYLGPSFDIHTGAVDNIFPHHENEIAQSEASTGATFVRLWMHCAHLVVDGEKMSKSKGNFYTLRDLVGRGLDPRAIRYFLLSSHYRKPLNFTIEGVQQTAQALERLDAFRERLDSESHRTGTSPPAPDGGGLEPRVRAHAEAFEEALADDLNTAEALGAIFEMVRTVNAALDRGGVDPGGVRAAVDLYGRFQRVFGVRAREDAALPPELAGLVEARQEARRRRDFSEADRLRKLLLERGITLEDTPGGVRFKRST; encoded by the coding sequence ATGACTTCCACTCCCGCAATCCGATTTCACAGCACGATGACCCGGCGCACGGAGGCTTTCTTTCCGCTCATTCCCGGCGCCGTCCGCATGTACACGTGCGGCCCGACCGTCTACGACCACGCCCACATCGGAAATTTCCGGGCCTACGTCTGGGAGGATCTCCTTCGACGGTTCTTGAAGCACCGGGGGTTCGCCGTGACGCAGGTGATGAACATCACCGACGTGGACGACAAGACGATCCGGAACAGCCTGGCCGCCGGACTCTCGCTCCGCGATTACACCGATCAGTACATCCGGGGATTCTTCGAGGACATCGATCGCCTCGGCATCGAGCGCGCAGAGATGTACCCGCGCGCCACCGATCACGTGCCGGAGATGCTGGACATCATCCGCTCACTCTCGGAGAAGGGGCACACGTACGAGAGCGGCGGCTCGACGTACTTCCGGATCGACACCTTCGCGCCGTACGGGCGCCTTTCCGGTCTCGATCCCGCCGGAATCCAGGCCGGGGCCCGGGTCGAGAGCGACGAGTACGAGAAGGACGACGTGCGCGACTTCGTCCTGTGGAAAGCCGGGAAAGAGGGCGAGCCCTCCTGGCCGGCCCCGATCGGCGAGGGGCGGCCCGGATGGCACATCGAGTGCTCCGCGATGAGCATGAAGTACCTCGGCCCGTCCTTCGACATCCACACGGGCGCCGTCGACAACATCTTCCCGCACCACGAGAACGAGATAGCGCAGAGCGAGGCGTCCACGGGCGCGACGTTCGTCCGGCTCTGGATGCACTGCGCGCACCTGGTCGTCGACGGCGAGAAGATGTCGAAGTCGAAGGGGAACTTCTACACGCTCCGGGATCTCGTCGGGAGGGGCCTCGATCCGCGGGCCATCCGTTACTTCCTCCTGTCGTCGCACTACCGCAAGCCTCTCAACTTCACGATCGAGGGCGTGCAGCAGACGGCGCAGGCTCTCGAGCGCCTCGACGCATTTCGTGAGCGGCTCGACTCGGAATCGCACCGGACCGGGACCTCGCCCCCGGCGCCGGACGGCGGCGGGCTCGAACCGCGGGTGCGCGCGCACGCCGAAGCCTTCGAAGAGGCTTTGGCCGACGACCTCAACACCGCCGAGGCGCTCGGAGCGATCTTCGAGATGGTCCGCACCGTCAACGCCGCGCTCGACAGGGGCGGCGTCGATCCCGGCGGCGTCCGGGCCGCCGTCGATCTGTACGGACGATTTCAGCGCGTCTTCGGCGTGAGAGCGCGCGAGGACGCCGCGCTCCCGCCGGAGCTTGCGGGGCTGGTCGAAGCGCGGCAGGAGGCGCGCCGGCGCAGGGACTTCTCCGAAGCCGATCGCCTCAGGAAGCTGCTGCTCGAACGAGGGATCACGCTCGAGGACACCCCCGGCGGAGTCCGATTCAAGCGCTCCACCTGA
- a CDS encoding YraN family protein: protein MDDPRPELGLRGEEAAARHLERSGYAILARRFRTRLGEIDIIAVKGDTLVFVEVKTRTSASHGAPEESVTAAKQRRLALMAGTFLAARSLHDQDCRFDVIAVDAAPDGALAVRHTEDAFRT from the coding sequence ATGGACGACCCACGGCCGGAGCTCGGGCTGCGCGGCGAGGAGGCCGCGGCCCGGCATCTCGAGCGAAGCGGTTACGCGATCCTCGCGAGGCGGTTTCGGACCCGGCTCGGGGAGATCGACATCATCGCGGTGAAGGGCGACACGCTGGTCTTCGTCGAGGTGAAGACTCGGACCTCGGCCAGCCACGGCGCGCCCGAGGAGAGCGTGACCGCTGCCAAGCAGCGGCGCCTCGCCCTCATGGCCGGCACGTTTCTCGCCGCCCGCAGCCTGCACGACCAGGACTGCCGGTTCGACGTCATCGCGGTGGACGCGGCGCCGGACGGCGCGCTCGCGGTACGCCACACAGAGGACGCGTTCCGGACCTGA
- a CDS encoding glycosyltransferase family 2 protein has protein sequence MDNVNRESDLGAQALDRDGLSVVLPAFNEEENILATVEAVRSAVEKLTGNFEILVVNDGSHDGTGSIADALSREDRRVRVIHHQENRGYGAALRSGFTAMTKGFCFYTDTDGQFDLAEFPRLLPLLPGADVVTGFRENRADPFHRRLNAAIYKRMLGALFGLRVRDVDCAFKVYRSQLLKDFDLASNSIFISAEALIKAARSGCVIREVAVTHFPRAHGKQTGNSPATLIRALREFVRISPGLRATHGRRTPSGPGGDS, from the coding sequence ATGGACAACGTGAACCGCGAGTCGGATCTCGGCGCGCAGGCGCTGGATCGGGACGGGCTCTCCGTCGTGCTTCCCGCGTTCAACGAGGAGGAGAACATCCTCGCCACGGTCGAGGCGGTTCGCTCGGCGGTCGAGAAGCTCACCGGTAACTTCGAAATCCTCGTCGTCAACGATGGCTCGCACGACGGGACAGGATCGATCGCCGACGCCCTGTCGCGCGAGGACCGGCGGGTTCGCGTCATCCACCATCAGGAGAACCGGGGGTACGGCGCGGCGCTTCGCAGCGGGTTCACCGCGATGACGAAGGGGTTCTGCTTCTACACCGACACCGACGGCCAGTTCGATCTCGCGGAATTCCCGCGTCTTCTGCCGCTCCTTCCGGGCGCGGACGTCGTCACGGGGTTTCGGGAAAACCGCGCCGACCCGTTCCACCGGCGTCTCAACGCCGCGATCTACAAGCGGATGCTGGGGGCGCTCTTCGGCCTGAGGGTGCGCGACGTCGACTGCGCGTTCAAGGTCTACCGGAGCCAGCTCCTGAAGGATTTCGATCTCGCGTCCAACTCCATCTTCATATCGGCGGAGGCGCTCATCAAGGCTGCGCGGAGCGGATGCGTGATCCGAGAGGTCGCGGTGACGCACTTCCCGCGGGCGCACGGGAAGCAGACGGGGAACAGCCCGGCGACGCTGATCCGGGCTCTCCGCGAGTTCGTCAGGATCTCCCCCGGCCTGCGGGCGACGCACGGCCGGCGGACACCCTCCGGGCCGGGCGGCGACAGCTGA
- a CDS encoding glycosyltransferase family 39 protein, with protein sequence MRSRIALALVFLCMLPFFHIGRRVLWPPDEGRYAVMTREMVASRDYVVPTYAGVPNIDKPPLFVWAGAEVSRLFGGVSETAVRIPSAVAAVILLLSTFVIGARLFDPVTGALGAAILGTCGRVLLYSQWCTTDMLLSSMIALALSMAVLGRVTPCESDAKPTLAAGGIAFMAACALAVLTKGPVGVVVPVAVIGADLALACRRGLRGLIPAALRVARPWAIGGVVFFAIVAPWFILLKARLGAHGLREILFHQNVSRFLDAWNGQQPWYFYFEALPLDFLPWTLFLIPAALPVARLDADHAAAWRLLRTWFAVIFVFFSAASGKSPEYLMPLLPAAALLVARVIVLASGRGGAPAAASWLSHRLRDLAILLALAAAGGVGFLLVARRDVLPGAGTAVMVAAGLVLAGAATCAAGMARGRPIAGAAALVIAVAVVRLGPGPSLMDAGNRLNIAPQVGHELSRYLRPGARVGVGRKGADYILYYADVPVTPLDRPSRVESFLREGPDNAVVLRAREYRDLVDRIGSISRVTARFGDDSSGYVLVTATGAGG encoded by the coding sequence ATGAGGTCCCGCATCGCCCTGGCGCTGGTCTTTCTCTGCATGCTTCCTTTCTTCCACATCGGCCGGCGCGTTCTGTGGCCCCCCGACGAGGGGCGGTACGCCGTCATGACGCGCGAGATGGTCGCGTCCCGGGACTACGTCGTCCCCACGTACGCCGGGGTGCCGAACATCGACAAGCCGCCGCTCTTCGTCTGGGCGGGGGCCGAGGTCAGCCGACTTTTCGGCGGCGTCAGCGAGACGGCCGTGCGGATCCCCTCGGCGGTCGCGGCGGTCATCCTCCTGCTCTCGACCTTCGTCATCGGGGCCCGGCTGTTCGATCCGGTCACGGGGGCCCTCGGCGCGGCGATCTTGGGCACCTGTGGGCGCGTGCTGCTCTACTCGCAGTGGTGCACGACCGACATGCTCCTCTCGTCGATGATCGCCCTGGCGCTCTCGATGGCCGTTCTGGGGAGGGTGACGCCGTGCGAGTCGGATGCGAAGCCCACTCTTGCGGCGGGAGGAATTGCCTTCATGGCGGCCTGCGCCCTCGCCGTGTTGACGAAGGGACCGGTGGGGGTCGTCGTCCCCGTGGCCGTGATCGGCGCCGACCTCGCGCTGGCGTGCCGGCGCGGTCTTCGAGGTCTGATTCCCGCGGCGCTTCGCGTCGCGAGGCCGTGGGCGATTGGAGGGGTCGTATTTTTCGCTATCGTCGCTCCCTGGTTCATCCTTCTGAAAGCCCGCCTGGGCGCGCACGGGCTGCGCGAGATCCTCTTCCATCAGAACGTCAGCCGCTTCCTCGACGCGTGGAACGGGCAGCAGCCATGGTACTTCTACTTCGAGGCCCTGCCGCTCGACTTCCTCCCGTGGACGCTGTTCCTCATCCCCGCCGCGCTCCCGGTGGCACGGCTCGACGCGGATCATGCCGCCGCGTGGAGGCTCCTCCGGACGTGGTTCGCGGTCATCTTCGTCTTCTTCTCCGCGGCGTCGGGAAAGAGCCCGGAGTACCTGATGCCGCTCCTGCCGGCCGCCGCCCTCCTGGTCGCGAGGGTGATCGTCCTCGCCTCGGGTCGGGGGGGGGCGCCGGCCGCGGCTTCGTGGCTCTCCCACCGGCTCCGCGATCTGGCCATCCTGCTCGCTCTCGCCGCCGCGGGAGGGGTGGGCTTCCTCCTCGTCGCGCGCCGCGACGTGCTGCCCGGCGCGGGCACCGCCGTGATGGTTGCGGCGGGGCTCGTCCTCGCGGGCGCCGCCACCTGCGCCGCCGGCATGGCGCGCGGCCGCCCGATCGCGGGCGCGGCCGCGCTCGTGATCGCGGTGGCGGTGGTGCGCCTCGGACCCGGGCCGTCGCTGATGGACGCAGGCAACCGGCTGAACATCGCGCCGCAGGTGGGACACGAGCTCTCGCGCTACCTGCGGCCCGGGGCCCGCGTCGGGGTCGGGAGGAAGGGAGCCGACTACATCCTGTACTATGCTGATGTGCCGGTGACGCCGCTGGATCGCCCGAGCCGGGTCGAGAGCTTCCTGAGAGAAGGGCCGGACAACGCGGTCGTGCTGAGAGCGCGCGAGTATCGGGATCTCGTCGATCGCATCGGATCGATCTCCCGCGTGACGGCCCGATTCGGGGACGACAGCTCGGGGTACGTGCTCGTGACGGCGACGGGCGCCGGAGGGTGA
- a CDS encoding L,D-transpeptidase has translation MRQTFLTQARALPSLLLLALVLATTACADAPVLLKYEVKGAIQAARDAEADTYAGDLLGRAEAAYRAGTLAMDLEGERWSPARDYDPAITQLETALARARLARQLSISRKSDLATRAEALLVDARASIQNLNFIFSYLPPRTRARSDLMHARVLVEEAVTLRKRGDLAPAVERAGAAAQETALIAETLARIIDRFAGSDRMADYRRWIRDTVRESEATGDHAILVDKLRHTLTLIRGGRVVRTYRAELGLNGSADKTVSGDKATPEGRYRIVEKKDLGETHWHRALLINYPNDGDRAQFAEAQRRGLLPRRARIGGLIEVHGEGGRFQDWTEGCIALDNDDIDELFRLVAVGTPITIVGYEGDNWLEIQPARDGRPEVTAERQDGPAPRSRRSGSRRGERR, from the coding sequence TTGAGACAGACGTTCCTCACGCAAGCCCGCGCGCTCCCATCGCTCCTCCTGCTGGCCCTCGTCCTCGCGACCACCGCGTGCGCGGACGCCCCCGTGCTGCTCAAGTACGAAGTGAAGGGGGCGATCCAGGCGGCGCGCGATGCGGAGGCCGACACCTACGCGGGCGATCTCCTCGGGCGCGCCGAGGCGGCGTATCGCGCGGGAACGCTCGCGATGGATCTCGAGGGCGAGCGGTGGTCGCCCGCGCGCGACTACGATCCGGCGATCACCCAGCTCGAGACGGCTCTCGCCCGGGCGCGCCTCGCGCGCCAGCTCTCCATCTCCCGGAAGTCGGATCTCGCGACCAGGGCCGAGGCGCTTCTCGTCGACGCGCGCGCCTCCATCCAGAACCTCAACTTCATCTTCAGCTACCTCCCCCCGCGCACGCGGGCGCGCTCCGACCTGATGCACGCCCGGGTCCTCGTCGAGGAAGCGGTGACCCTCCGCAAGCGCGGAGATCTCGCGCCGGCGGTCGAGCGGGCGGGCGCCGCGGCGCAGGAGACGGCGCTGATAGCGGAGACGCTCGCCCGGATCATCGATCGCTTCGCCGGGAGCGATCGCATGGCCGATTACCGGCGCTGGATCCGGGACACCGTCCGCGAATCCGAGGCGACCGGAGACCACGCGATCCTGGTCGACAAGCTGAGGCACACGCTGACTCTCATCCGGGGAGGGCGCGTCGTGCGGACGTACCGCGCCGAGCTCGGGCTCAACGGCAGCGCCGACAAGACCGTGTCCGGGGACAAGGCGACTCCGGAGGGTCGCTACCGGATCGTCGAGAAGAAGGATCTCGGCGAGACGCACTGGCACCGCGCGCTCCTCATCAACTATCCGAACGACGGCGATCGCGCGCAGTTCGCGGAGGCGCAGCGGCGCGGCCTGCTTCCCCGCCGCGCGCGCATCGGCGGGCTGATCGAGGTTCACGGCGAGGGGGGACGCTTCCAGGACTGGACCGAGGGGTGCATCGCGCTCGACAACGACGACATCGACGAGCTGTTCCGGCTGGTCGCGGTCGGCACCCCCATCACCATCGTCGGCTACGAGGGTGACAACTGGCTGGAGATCCAGCCGGCCCGCGACGGCCGTCCGGAGGTGACCGCCGAGCGACAGGACGGCCCGGCGCCGAGATCCCGCCGCTCGGGAAGCCGCAGGGGGGAGAGGCGGTGA
- a CDS encoding L,D-transpeptidase, with protein MLVATSLGLAAGFVALRMGARRGEGPPSVELVAVPEDSRSIEALAASLDKDVKALRSQNKRLEEKMAKVRPHGLYVVIDVGADKLFVMQDEKILREAVCSTGSGVRLADPNTPRSWVFDTPRGELTVRGKTTDPIWVKPDWAFIETGEGIPHSRDDRMEEGVLGDYALDLGQGYLIHGTLFERALGLHVTHGCVRMGSKDLEYLFKTVKPGTKVYIV; from the coding sequence TTGCTGGTGGCGACCTCGCTCGGCCTCGCCGCCGGATTCGTCGCCCTCAGGATGGGCGCGCGCCGCGGGGAGGGTCCGCCGTCGGTCGAGCTCGTCGCGGTGCCTGAGGACTCGCGATCGATCGAGGCGCTCGCCGCGTCCCTCGACAAGGACGTGAAGGCGCTCCGATCTCAGAACAAGCGCCTCGAAGAGAAGATGGCGAAGGTCCGACCCCATGGGCTGTACGTCGTCATCGACGTCGGCGCCGACAAGCTCTTCGTCATGCAGGACGAGAAAATCCTCCGCGAAGCGGTCTGCTCCACGGGATCCGGCGTGCGCCTCGCCGACCCGAACACGCCGCGCTCGTGGGTCTTCGACACGCCGCGCGGCGAGCTGACGGTCCGGGGGAAGACGACCGATCCGATATGGGTGAAGCCCGACTGGGCGTTCATCGAGACCGGCGAGGGGATCCCGCACAGCCGCGACGACCGGATGGAGGAAGGAGTCCTGGGCGACTACGCGCTCGATCTCGGCCAGGGATACCTCATCCACGGGACCCTCTTCGAGCGGGCGCTCGGGCTGCACGTGACCCACGGCTGCGTGCGCATGGGCTCGAAGGATCTCGAGTACCTCTTCAAGACCGTGAAGCCGGGGACCAAGGTGTACATTGTCTGA
- a CDS encoding DUF4197 family protein, with translation MAPRHSRYLRLVVCGLLLAGALARDAGASGLGGLLGNESSPRDSRIAKGLKEALKVGSANAVGRTGTVDGYFRNEAIKILIPEKLKPVEKGLRTVGLS, from the coding sequence ATGGCTCCGCGCCACTCCAGGTATCTCCGGCTCGTCGTCTGCGGTCTCCTGTTGGCCGGGGCGCTCGCACGCGACGCCGGCGCCTCCGGCCTCGGCGGTCTTCTCGGAAACGAGTCGTCCCCCCGCGATTCCAGGATCGCGAAGGGGTTGAAGGAGGCCCTCAAGGTCGGATCGGCGAACGCGGTCGGCCGCACGGGCACCGTCGACGGCTACTTCAGGAACGAAGCGATCAAGATCCTGATTCCGGAGAAGCTCAAGCCCGTCGAGAAGGGGCTCCGTACCGTCGGCCTCTCGTAG
- a CDS encoding DUF4197 domain-containing protein, with product MDELVLGMNRAAERAAPAAKNIFLGAIRKITFEDVRRIYSGGDTAATEYFRAKTTAPLTAAFAPAVKQAMEEVGVSRQYDEIASRYDRLPLVHREAFDLDEYVVSKALAGIFLVLGEEERKIRTDPAARVTSLLRDVFGHP from the coding sequence GTGGACGAGCTCGTGCTCGGCATGAACCGGGCGGCCGAGAGGGCCGCCCCCGCCGCGAAAAACATCTTCCTGGGCGCGATCCGCAAGATCACCTTCGAAGACGTGCGGCGGATCTACTCGGGCGGCGACACCGCCGCGACCGAGTACTTCAGGGCGAAGACGACCGCGCCCCTCACCGCCGCCTTCGCTCCGGCCGTGAAGCAGGCGATGGAAGAGGTCGGGGTGTCTCGCCAGTACGACGAGATCGCCTCGCGATACGACCGGCTCCCGCTGGTCCATCGGGAGGCGTTCGACCTCGACGAGTACGTCGTCTCGAAGGCGCTCGCGGGGATCTTCCTCGTCCTCGGCGAGGAGGAGAGGAAGATCCGGACCGACCCCGCGGCCCGCGTCACGAGCCTCCTCAGGGACGTCTTCGGACACCCCTAG